Proteins encoded by one window of Methanobacterium formicicum:
- a CDS encoding V-type ATP synthase subunit I, with product MFKPARMKKLRIITLDKYADSAVSSLHEAGLVQIEDISERIQQDAEWRQILKPSSTSPFTGKISSLLMKTSGTVDFLKSMSRKEKGILPLVKGFISPPPIKKVEVEALDTQELIQKAEKILGEVESKTKPLEEKINQLDSRKTELENALRVARNLSNFNVDLGLLEESDYVSVIAGKLSLESYDKFMGNLKDLTDEIVVFDQDSESKGFKILVVVTVNKHAEEVLSQLRKMEFERFEFLGLSGKPDELIGKSQSELESIAREKESILNQLADISAEWFEELRALKEELEIEKQRNEVFSSFGETEKTVLFEGWVPEKKLKNALLTIDTSTEGHSIVDVTDPDVEKDEIPVQLDNPKFAKPYEMFVHMYSPPNYREVDPTILMAIVFPFFFGFCLTEAGYGIADALIGYIIFRGLGRNSKTMANMGLIMIACGVWAVILGLVTNSFIGDFFPRFIWGDTAMALPTTIPSINSFAHPENILIIAILVGVIHLNLGLAIGAYNNIVRGDMKEALGAQIVWFILEAGVVLLALGYLLLGGGILMYAGIGVLVLSLIMLVYFNGMFGIMDVSGFLGNVLSYARLLALCLSTGGIAMTVNILTGICAEMIPLIGIIIAPIVFVGGQIANLAFQTLGAFINALRLHYVEFFAQFYIGGSQKFKAFRAKRKFTNIGGK from the coding sequence ATGTTCAAGCCGGCAAGGATGAAAAAGCTCAGGATAATCACCTTGGACAAGTACGCTGATTCGGCAGTGAGTTCACTTCACGAAGCAGGTCTGGTCCAGATTGAAGATATATCCGAGCGAATACAACAGGACGCAGAATGGAGACAGATCCTGAAACCATCCAGCACCTCTCCTTTTACCGGTAAAATTTCTTCCCTTTTGATGAAAACGTCGGGAACTGTTGATTTTCTAAAATCAATGTCCAGAAAAGAGAAGGGAATTTTACCCTTGGTCAAGGGGTTCATAAGCCCCCCACCAATTAAAAAAGTAGAAGTAGAAGCCCTGGACACCCAAGAATTAATTCAAAAGGCCGAAAAAATACTGGGGGAAGTTGAATCCAAAACCAAACCCCTGGAAGAAAAAATTAACCAGCTTGACTCTAGGAAAACCGAACTGGAAAATGCCCTTAGAGTTGCTCGTAATCTTTCTAATTTTAACGTAGATCTCGGTCTTCTGGAAGAATCTGATTATGTCTCTGTTATTGCAGGAAAACTATCCTTAGAATCCTATGATAAGTTCATGGGTAATCTTAAGGATTTAACTGACGAAATTGTAGTTTTTGATCAGGATAGCGAATCCAAAGGATTCAAAATACTGGTCGTTGTAACTGTTAATAAACACGCTGAAGAAGTTTTAAGTCAGTTACGTAAAATGGAGTTTGAAAGATTTGAATTTTTAGGGCTAAGTGGTAAACCCGATGAACTAATTGGAAAATCACAGTCTGAACTAGAATCAATAGCCCGTGAAAAAGAATCTATCTTAAACCAACTGGCAGATATATCTGCTGAATGGTTTGAAGAACTCCGAGCTCTTAAAGAAGAGTTAGAAATCGAAAAACAACGTAACGAAGTCTTTTCTTCCTTTGGTGAAACTGAAAAAACTGTTTTGTTTGAAGGATGGGTTCCAGAGAAAAAACTCAAAAACGCCCTTTTAACCATTGACACTTCAACTGAAGGTCATTCCATTGTAGATGTGACTGACCCTGATGTGGAAAAGGACGAAATTCCAGTTCAACTGGACAACCCCAAATTCGCCAAACCCTACGAAATGTTTGTGCACATGTATTCTCCCCCTAATTACCGGGAGGTTGACCCCACCATTCTCATGGCCATTGTCTTTCCATTTTTCTTCGGTTTCTGTCTTACAGAAGCAGGTTATGGTATAGCCGATGCCCTCATTGGTTACATTATATTCCGGGGTCTGGGTAGAAATAGCAAAACCATGGCCAACATGGGCCTGATAATGATTGCCTGTGGAGTATGGGCCGTAATTCTGGGACTGGTAACCAACAGTTTTATCGGAGACTTTTTCCCCCGCTTTATCTGGGGAGATACAGCCATGGCTCTGCCAACCACCATACCATCCATAAACTCCTTTGCACACCCAGAAAACATTCTGATTATTGCCATATTGGTAGGTGTTATACACCTGAACCTGGGTTTAGCCATTGGAGCCTACAACAACATAGTCCGTGGGGACATGAAAGAAGCTTTAGGAGCCCAGATTGTGTGGTTCATCCTGGAAGCAGGTGTAGTATTACTGGCATTAGGCTACCTCTTATTGGGAGGTGGAATACTGATGTACGCCGGAATAGGCGTCCTGGTATTAAGCTTAATCATGCTGGTGTATTTCAATGGTATGTTTGGAATTATGGATGTGTCCGGTTTCCTGGGTAATGTTTTATCATACGCCAGGCTCCTGGCACTGTGTCTTTCCACCGGTGGGATAGCCATGACCGTGAACATTCTAACTGGAATTTGTGCGGAAATGATCCCATTGATTGGAATAATTATTGCACCTATAGTCTTTGTTGGAGGACAGATTGCAAACCTGGCCTTCCAGACACTAGGAGCATTCATAAACGCACTGCGTTTGCATTATGTTGAGTTTTTCGCTCAATTTTACATTGGCGGAAGCCAGAAATTCAAGGCCTTCCGCGCCAAAAGAAAGTTTACTAACATAGGAGGAAAATAA
- a CDS encoding ATP synthase subunit B: MNANIKTREYTTVREVAGPLMIVEGVEGVAYNEIVDIETPNGEMRRGQVLEVKGDVAVVQVFEGTRDLNTATTKVRFTGETAKIGVSLDMLGRIFSGTGKPIDGGPEIIPEKELDINGSPMNPSAREFPAEFIQSGISTIDGMNTLVRGQKLPIFSGSGLPHNELAAQIARQAKVLAEESEFAVVFAAMGITHEEANYFMRDFERTGALERVTVFMNLADDPAIERIITPRMALTTAEYFAFEHNMHVLVILTDMTNYAEALREISAARDEVPGRRGYPGYMYTDLSSLYERAGRIVGKEGSITQVPILVMPQDDITHPIPDLTGYITEGQIVLSRDLHRKGIYPPVDVLPSLSRLMSGGIGEGQTREDHSGVSDQLYSAYAEGRDLRDLMAVVGEEALTERDRKFLAFADDFEGKFITQSRDEDRSIQETLDLGWELMSLLPEAELKRVRAEHIPKYHPDHK; the protein is encoded by the coding sequence ATGAACGCCAATATCAAAACCAGAGAATATACCACAGTCAGAGAAGTGGCCGGTCCCCTCATGATTGTAGAAGGCGTTGAAGGCGTTGCCTACAATGAAATAGTGGACATTGAAACACCCAACGGTGAAATGAGAAGAGGACAGGTCCTGGAAGTTAAAGGGGACGTTGCTGTGGTTCAGGTTTTCGAAGGAACCAGAGACCTCAACACCGCCACCACCAAAGTACGATTCACCGGAGAAACTGCCAAAATCGGTGTTTCACTGGACATGCTAGGACGAATATTCAGTGGTACTGGAAAACCCATAGACGGCGGACCTGAAATCATCCCTGAAAAAGAACTGGACATTAACGGAAGCCCAATGAACCCTTCTGCCAGGGAATTCCCCGCAGAATTCATTCAGAGCGGTATCTCCACCATAGACGGAATGAACACCCTGGTACGTGGACAGAAACTACCTATCTTCTCGGGATCCGGTTTACCACACAACGAACTGGCCGCCCAGATCGCCAGACAGGCCAAAGTGCTGGCTGAAGAATCAGAGTTCGCAGTTGTATTCGCCGCCATGGGTATCACCCACGAAGAAGCAAACTACTTCATGCGGGACTTTGAGCGAACCGGAGCTTTAGAACGGGTGACCGTGTTCATGAACCTGGCTGACGACCCCGCCATTGAAAGGATCATCACCCCCCGTATGGCATTAACCACGGCCGAGTACTTCGCCTTCGAGCATAACATGCACGTACTGGTTATATTAACCGATATGACCAACTACGCCGAAGCTTTAAGGGAAATTTCCGCAGCACGTGACGAGGTCCCTGGACGTAGGGGTTACCCTGGTTACATGTACACTGACCTTTCCAGCCTGTACGAAAGAGCAGGCCGTATCGTGGGTAAAGAAGGTTCCATCACCCAGGTACCTATCTTGGTGATGCCTCAGGACGATATCACCCACCCTATTCCGGATTTAACCGGTTACATAACGGAAGGACAGATAGTGTTAAGCAGGGACCTGCACCGTAAAGGTATCTACCCACCAGTAGATGTGTTACCATCACTATCACGACTGATGAGTGGTGGAATTGGTGAAGGACAGACCCGTGAAGATCACAGTGGTGTGTCTGACCAGCTTTACTCTGCATACGCCGAAGGACGTGACCTTCGTGACCTGATGGCTGTGGTAGGTGAAGAAGCTCTAACCGAACGTGACCGTAAATTCCTGGCCTTTGCCGATGACTTTGAAGGCAAATTCATCACCCAAAGCAGGGACGAAGACCGGTCCATTCAGGAAACCCTGGACTTGGGTTGGGAGTTAATGAGCTTACTACCCGAAGCAGAACTTAAAAGGGTACGGGCCGAACACATACCCAAATATCACCCTGACCATAAATAA
- a CDS encoding V-type ATP synthase subunit F yields MSSKIAVMADPDTVTGFMLGGIKDGFPVETEEAEAKLKELAKEYSIIITTEKIGDNIRETIDRISSESALPMIIEIPDKEGSVERESDPIRELIKRVIGVEMVE; encoded by the coding sequence ATGAGTTCAAAAATAGCAGTAATGGCCGATCCGGACACTGTAACCGGTTTCATGTTAGGCGGTATCAAAGATGGGTTTCCTGTGGAAACTGAGGAAGCAGAAGCCAAACTAAAGGAACTGGCCAAAGAGTACTCCATTATAATAACTACTGAAAAAATTGGAGACAACATCCGAGAAACAATAGATAGAATAAGCAGTGAAAGTGCACTGCCCATGATAATTGAAATTCCAGATAAAGAAGGCTCAGTAGAACGGGAATCAGACCCAATCAGAGAGCTTATTAAACGAGTAATCGGGGTTGAGATGGTAGAATGA
- a CDS encoding ATP synthase subunit K (produces ATP from ADP in the presence of a proton gradient across the membrane; the K subunit is a nonenzymatic component which binds the dimeric form by interacting with the G and E subunits): MVEVALGTALAAIGAGLAVGFAGLGSGLGQGIAAAGSVGAVAEDEDMFARGIIFTALPETQAIYGFLIAILLMVFTIMANKALPASLGLVAIGAGAAIGFAGLGSGMGQGITASSAVGAVVENEDMFARGIIFTALPETQAIYGFLIAILLMVFGGILAG, from the coding sequence ATGGTAGAAGTCGCTTTAGGAACAGCATTAGCAGCAATCGGCGCAGGATTAGCCGTCGGTTTTGCAGGATTAGGATCAGGTTTAGGTCAGGGAATAGCAGCAGCAGGAAGTGTAGGTGCTGTGGCCGAAGATGAAGACATGTTTGCCCGAGGTATCATATTCACTGCACTACCCGAAACCCAGGCTATCTACGGATTCCTGATTGCAATACTCCTCATGGTATTTACCATTATGGCCAACAAAGCATTACCCGCATCATTAGGTCTGGTAGCAATAGGTGCTGGAGCTGCAATAGGATTCGCCGGTCTCGGTTCCGGTATGGGTCAAGGTATTACTGCATCTTCAGCAGTAGGAGCAGTAGTTGAAAATGAGGACATGTTTGCCCGAGGTATCATATTCACTGCACTACCCGAAACCCAGGCTATCTACGGATTCCTGATTGCAATACTCCTCATGGTATTCGGTGGAATTCTGGCAGGATGA
- a CDS encoding V-type proton ATPase subunit E produces the protein MSAGTEKIVSSIMSDAQIKAESILAEAEKEKESILSEGEAQAVAEKEKILENAEKQAQMRYQQIISEAKMNSRRMELEAREEVIEEAFKKAEDKLKELASSDASEYKTSLEKVIIEAGTEIGGGDMVVLVKESDVTKIKSSIPSIEKSISDKTGNPTKLEMGENINTIGGAILKTKNGEIEVNNTIEARMLRFKKSLRSEVAGILFK, from the coding sequence ATGAGTGCCGGGACAGAGAAAATAGTCTCAAGTATAATGTCTGATGCTCAGATAAAAGCAGAATCCATATTAGCTGAAGCTGAAAAGGAAAAAGAATCCATTCTCTCTGAAGGCGAAGCACAAGCAGTTGCCGAAAAAGAAAAAATCTTAGAAAATGCTGAAAAACAGGCACAAATGAGATATCAACAGATCATCTCAGAAGCTAAGATGAACTCCAGGAGAATGGAACTTGAGGCTCGAGAAGAAGTAATAGAAGAAGCATTCAAGAAAGCAGAAGACAAGCTTAAAGAATTAGCTTCTTCAGATGCGTCTGAATACAAGACATCACTTGAAAAAGTAATCATCGAAGCTGGTACAGAAATTGGGGGAGGCGATATGGTAGTCCTCGTTAAAGAAAGCGATGTGACTAAAATAAAAAGTTCCATACCCTCCATTGAAAAAAGTATCAGTGATAAAACAGGAAACCCCACTAAACTGGAGATGGGCGAAAACATCAACACCATTGGCGGAGCAATTTTGAAAACCAAAAATGGTGAAATAGAGGTTAACAACACCATCGAAGCAAGGATGTTAAGATTTAAAAAATCTCTAAGATCTGAAGTTGCCGGGATACTGTTCAAATAA
- a CDS encoding ATP synthase subunit A, translating to MTAEGKIIKIAGPVITADGMKGTQMYEMVKVGDDKLIGEIIELEGDTATIQVYEETAGMKPGEAVESTGGPLSVELGPGIIGSIFDGIQRPLETIKLAVGDYIERGVDVPALPKDKKWTFKPIATVGTEVKGGDILGEVQETSAVVQKIMVPPRVSGTLKSIVGEGQYTVVEDIAEVETPKGPVKVQMMQKWPVRVGRPYKDKLDPDIPLVTGQRAQDTFFPVAKGGTAAIPGPFGSGKTVTQQQLAKWADADIIVYVGCGERGNEMTEVLKEFPELEDPKTGKPLMDRTVLIANTSNMPVAAREACVYTGITIAEYFRDQGYDVALMADSTSRWAEAMREISGRLEEMPGEEGYPAYLASRLAQFYERAGRVNTVGTESKVASVSVVGAVSPPGGDLSEPVTQNTLRICKVFWALDASLADKRHFPSIDWLQSYSLYVDSVEAWWEKTVGADWRASRDEAMALLQKESELQEIVQLVGPDALPDRERITLESTRMIREDFLQQNAYHEVDTYCSPTKQYQLLKTIILFQEQATAALERGAAAADLTNLPVKEEIGRMKFIPEDEFDAAIKDIQDKIVKQTSEV from the coding sequence ATGACTGCCGAAGGAAAGATAATAAAGATAGCGGGTCCGGTAATTACCGCAGACGGTATGAAAGGGACCCAGATGTACGAGATGGTAAAAGTAGGTGACGACAAGCTCATCGGTGAGATCATCGAACTAGAAGGCGACACCGCAACCATCCAGGTTTACGAAGAAACAGCAGGGATGAAACCCGGAGAAGCAGTGGAAAGTACAGGAGGACCACTATCCGTAGAACTGGGACCAGGAATTATTGGTTCCATCTTTGACGGTATACAGAGGCCACTGGAAACCATCAAACTCGCGGTGGGAGACTACATTGAAAGGGGTGTGGATGTACCCGCACTACCTAAAGACAAAAAATGGACCTTTAAACCCATAGCCACTGTTGGCACTGAAGTTAAAGGTGGAGACATCCTGGGTGAAGTACAGGAAACCTCTGCTGTGGTCCAGAAAATAATGGTTCCCCCAAGGGTCAGCGGTACCTTAAAGAGTATTGTTGGTGAAGGTCAGTACACTGTGGTAGAGGACATTGCCGAAGTGGAAACCCCTAAAGGCCCAGTTAAAGTGCAGATGATGCAAAAATGGCCAGTTAGGGTTGGTCGACCATACAAAGACAAATTAGACCCAGACATACCACTGGTAACCGGTCAAAGGGCGCAGGACACCTTTTTCCCTGTGGCTAAAGGTGGAACCGCAGCCATACCCGGACCATTTGGATCCGGTAAAACCGTTACCCAGCAACAGCTGGCTAAATGGGCCGACGCAGACATCATCGTCTACGTAGGATGCGGTGAAAGAGGTAACGAGATGACTGAGGTTCTAAAAGAATTCCCAGAACTCGAAGACCCTAAAACCGGTAAACCATTAATGGACCGAACCGTGCTTATTGCTAACACATCCAACATGCCAGTGGCAGCCAGGGAAGCCTGTGTGTACACCGGTATAACCATAGCTGAGTACTTCCGTGACCAGGGATATGACGTAGCTCTAATGGCTGACTCCACCTCCCGATGGGCTGAGGCCATGAGGGAGATCTCCGGACGACTGGAAGAAATGCCTGGTGAAGAAGGATACCCTGCCTACCTGGCATCACGTCTGGCACAGTTCTACGAACGAGCCGGCCGAGTTAACACCGTGGGAACTGAAAGTAAAGTTGCATCAGTCAGTGTAGTCGGTGCAGTATCACCACCTGGTGGTGACCTATCCGAGCCAGTTACACAGAACACCCTGCGTATATGTAAAGTGTTCTGGGCACTGGACGCATCACTGGCGGATAAACGTCACTTCCCATCCATAGACTGGCTCCAGAGCTACTCATTATACGTGGACAGTGTGGAAGCCTGGTGGGAGAAAACTGTGGGTGCAGACTGGAGAGCATCCAGGGACGAAGCCATGGCCCTCTTACAGAAGGAATCTGAACTTCAGGAAATCGTACAACTGGTAGGACCAGATGCCCTGCCTGACCGGGAAAGGATCACCCTGGAAAGTACCCGAATGATCAGGGAAGACTTCCTGCAGCAGAACGCTTACCACGAAGTGGACACTTACTGTTCCCCAACCAAACAGTACCAGTTACTGAAAACTATTATCCTCTTCCAGGAACAGGCCACTGCCGCCCTGGAACGTGGAGCAGCCGCCGCTGATCTAACTAATTTACCAGTAAAGGAAGAAATCGGTAGGATGAAGTTCATCCCTGAAGATGAATTTGACGCTGCCATCAAGGATATCCAGGATAAAATAGTTAAACAGACTAGTGAGGTGTGA
- a CDS encoding citryl-CoA lyase has protein sequence MAIGRETVENLLKLTKPKWRTSITKVEPDRITTRGYPQEDLIGNISFSEMVYLLLKGELPREKEAKMMEAVLVSFCDHGVTPPSTQVARIMASTGAPMNTCVAGGVSSFGKYHAGALERSMRIVQHVVKEGVGSNGPPSSSEELKNSALMVVEHFLEKGKKIPGFGHRFHDKDPRPGKLIKVAKKYGCFGIHTELIVSIEKLLLEMKGIHMNIDGANAGILSDMGFDWKLGTGIFTIGRVPALVSHIHEENSVESSFRKFVEVEDIYYNGLESRNVDNDRNELNISK, from the coding sequence ATGGCAATTGGAAGAGAGACTGTGGAAAATTTACTTAAACTTACCAAGCCCAAGTGGAGAACTTCAATCACCAAGGTGGAACCGGACCGCATAACTACCCGGGGATATCCCCAGGAAGATTTAATAGGGAACATTTCCTTTTCAGAAATGGTTTATTTACTCTTAAAGGGGGAACTTCCCCGGGAAAAAGAGGCGAAGATGATGGAAGCAGTCTTAGTTTCCTTCTGTGATCACGGGGTAACTCCCCCCAGTACCCAGGTGGCCCGGATCATGGCCTCCACTGGTGCCCCCATGAACACCTGTGTTGCGGGAGGAGTGTCTTCCTTTGGAAAATACCATGCTGGAGCTCTGGAACGGTCCATGCGTATTGTGCAACACGTGGTTAAGGAAGGTGTTGGTTCCAATGGCCCCCCTTCTTCCAGTGAAGAGTTGAAAAATTCGGCGTTAATGGTGGTGGAACACTTTCTGGAGAAGGGTAAAAAAATACCAGGATTTGGGCACCGTTTCCATGATAAAGACCCTAGGCCTGGAAAACTTATCAAAGTAGCCAAAAAATATGGTTGTTTTGGAATTCACACCGAACTAATTGTTTCCATTGAAAAATTACTCCTGGAAATGAAGGGTATTCACATGAACATTGATGGGGCCAATGCCGGAATACTGTCAGATATGGGCTTTGACTGGAAATTAGGAACAGGTATTTTTACAATAGGGAGAGTTCCAGCACTTGTTTCCCATATTCATGAAGAGAACTCTGTTGAAAGTTCTTTTAGAAAGTTTGTTGAGGTTGAAGATATTTATTACAATGGTCTGGAATCCAGAAATGTTGATAATGACCGAAACGAACTTAATATTTCTAAATAA
- a CDS encoding V-type ATP synthase subunit C, producing the protein MVEDITSLVTGLGFPSIEAFLAAVILVIAVFGAIVVISTIRPVLGMFPYTYPNARVRARIGRIFTEKQFQEIIEAGNIEEVKNYLRGFPDFAKYIDQYPLEKALDAQLAENYDLVARITPENSRDAFKFLLKKWDIKNIKSIIIAKEAGLSPEETMDLVVPFGDLADKLDTLIDADSINEVLSALEGTEYTPLLEDAIPTYQETGMLLPLEASLDKYLLENLLRTVSTPEDDNTSYLKNYVGNMVDGSNLKIILRAKVDGLKFEDIEPYMISDGYQIREWKLKDLMEAEDVAGVISGLEGTDYAPILAEAMATYNETGSIGAFESALDKHVDETAKKIALKNQFGIGPMIGFLSKKEKEIKNLKIIVRGKREKGYTPAMIKEMLI; encoded by the coding sequence ATGGTAGAGGACATTACTTCATTAGTCACCGGACTGGGATTCCCCTCTATTGAAGCTTTTTTAGCGGCAGTAATTCTAGTAATAGCAGTTTTCGGAGCAATTGTAGTTATATCAACTATAAGGCCTGTTTTGGGAATGTTCCCTTATACGTACCCCAATGCACGGGTAAGGGCTAGAATAGGAAGAATATTCACTGAAAAACAGTTCCAGGAAATTATTGAAGCTGGAAACATTGAAGAAGTGAAAAACTATCTAAGAGGATTCCCAGATTTCGCAAAATACATTGACCAGTACCCATTGGAAAAAGCTCTGGATGCTCAACTTGCTGAAAACTACGACCTAGTAGCTAGAATAACCCCTGAGAACAGCCGAGATGCTTTCAAGTTTCTCCTGAAGAAATGGGACATCAAAAACATTAAAAGCATAATAATCGCCAAGGAAGCAGGTTTAAGTCCTGAAGAGACCATGGATCTGGTAGTTCCTTTCGGTGATCTGGCCGATAAACTGGACACATTAATTGACGCAGACAGCATCAATGAAGTGTTAAGTGCCCTGGAAGGAACAGAGTACACTCCTCTCCTTGAAGATGCTATTCCCACTTACCAGGAAACAGGAATGCTACTACCACTAGAAGCCTCACTGGACAAATATCTCCTGGAAAACCTTCTTAGAACCGTAAGTACTCCTGAAGATGATAACACATCCTACCTCAAAAACTACGTGGGAAACATGGTGGATGGATCTAACCTTAAAATCATCTTAAGGGCCAAAGTGGATGGGCTGAAATTCGAGGATATCGAACCATACATGATCAGTGACGGTTACCAGATAAGAGAATGGAAACTGAAGGATCTAATGGAAGCAGAAGATGTTGCTGGTGTAATAAGTGGTCTGGAAGGAACAGATTACGCTCCTATCTTGGCTGAAGCCATGGCCACCTACAATGAAACTGGCTCCATAGGGGCCTTTGAAAGTGCACTAGATAAACACGTGGATGAAACTGCTAAAAAAATAGCTTTAAAGAACCAGTTCGGAATCGGACCTATGATTGGCTTTTTAAGCAAAAAGGAAAAAGAAATCAAAAACCTGAAAATCATTGTCCGTGGTAAACGTGAAAAAGGATACACCCCTGCTATGATTAAGGAGATGTTAATATGA
- a CDS encoding V-type ATP synthase subunit D, whose product MAQEMIEGINPTRMELLKLKQREKLAVKGHSLLKEKRNALIMEFFNILERVKGSRDEVTVKLQEAYQDLTAAQVMMGDLSVKKAAMSVTESVDVDIDSRSVMGVVVPVIESEISQRTIVERGYGFMDTSVKLDEAAKKFEESIQLIIELGEIEKTIMLLASEIESTKRRVNALEHIIIPRLENTVKYIEMRLEEMERENFVRLKMIKKTMEESEEAVNG is encoded by the coding sequence ATGGCACAAGAAATGATAGAAGGCATCAATCCAACACGGATGGAACTTCTAAAACTAAAACAACGGGAAAAACTCGCAGTTAAAGGGCACAGTCTCCTCAAGGAGAAAAGGAATGCCCTGATTATGGAGTTTTTCAACATCCTGGAACGGGTTAAGGGATCCCGGGACGAAGTCACCGTGAAACTGCAAGAAGCCTACCAGGACCTAACAGCGGCCCAGGTAATGATGGGCGACCTGTCTGTTAAAAAAGCTGCCATGTCCGTCACTGAATCAGTTGATGTGGACATCGACTCCCGAAGTGTTATGGGAGTGGTGGTACCGGTAATAGAGTCAGAAATTTCCCAAAGGACCATAGTAGAGCGTGGTTACGGATTTATGGACACCTCCGTCAAACTGGATGAAGCTGCCAAAAAATTCGAAGAATCCATTCAGCTCATAATTGAACTGGGTGAGATCGAAAAAACCATCATGTTACTGGCCAGTGAAATTGAATCAACCAAGAGGCGTGTGAACGCCCTGGAACATATCATCATTCCCCGATTGGAGAACACTGTCAAGTACATTGAAATGCGCTTGGAAGAAATGGAAAGGGAAAACTTCGTCAGGTTGAAAATGATCAAAAAGACCATGGAAGAATCTGAGGAGGCTGTCAATGGTTAG
- the ahaH gene encoding ATP synthase archaeal subunit H: MTTISEAITTIKKAESDAYKLIEDTKAKSSEMIQEAKSKSKETIEKAKEEANSDAEKITFEAETKAKKEAYQINNQTTEKVEVTKTKATGMVDEAAEVIVKSIL, translated from the coding sequence ATGACAACGATATCAGAAGCAATAACAACAATAAAGAAGGCTGAAAGTGATGCCTATAAACTAATAGAGGACACAAAAGCCAAGTCTTCTGAAATGATCCAAGAAGCCAAATCTAAATCAAAAGAAACCATAGAAAAGGCCAAAGAAGAGGCCAACAGTGATGCTGAGAAGATCACTTTTGAAGCCGAAACTAAAGCCAAAAAGGAAGCATACCAAATAAATAATCAAACAACTGAAAAAGTAGAAGTAACAAAAACAAAAGCTACCGGTATGGTTGATGAGGCTGCTGAAGTCATTGTAAAAAGTATATTATAG
- a CDS encoding DUF22 domain-containing protein, with the protein MVRIITRLDQVKKEQEKHAKPSLDFEIGNISGKVRAIIAAEEKEFKAGETKPVQIKKIDINANHICFISAYGTNKYGHTMAVGEETYLPISMERTADHALFAAALDYKVEKDDLLGVLILLPVEVNF; encoded by the coding sequence ATGGTTAGAATAATCACCAGACTGGATCAGGTTAAAAAGGAGCAGGAAAAACATGCCAAACCTTCCCTGGACTTTGAGATAGGTAATATCTCAGGTAAAGTCCGGGCCATAATCGCTGCTGAAGAAAAGGAATTCAAGGCAGGGGAAACCAAACCAGTCCAGATCAAAAAGATCGACATCAACGCTAACCATATCTGTTTTATCAGCGCCTACGGTACCAACAAATACGGACACACCATGGCCGTGGGAGAGGAAACATACCTCCCCATAAGCATGGAAAGAACAGCAGACCACGCACTTTTCGCGGCAGCTCTAGACTACAAAGTAGAAAAAGATGATTTATTAGGCGTTTTAATACTTCTACCCGTAGAAGTTAACTTCTAA